The genome window CAAGGCGGAGCCGCTCCTCAAGCGCTCGCTCACGATCAAGGAGAAGGCCCTGGGCCCTGACCATCCGGATGTGGCCACGAGCCTGGACAACCTGGCCTGGCTTTACGAAACGCAGGGCGACTACGCCAAGGCGGAGCCGCTCCTCAAGCGCTCGCTCACGATCAAGGAGAAGGCCCTGGGCCCTGACCATCCGGATGTGGCCAGGAGCCTGGACAACCTGGCCTGGCTTTACGAAACGCAGAGCGACTACGACAAGGCTGAGCGGCTTTACAAGCGGTTGCTGGCGATCAAGGAGAAGGCCCTGGGCCTGGACCATCCCGATGTGACCACGAGCTTAAATAAGTTGGCCATGCTCTACAAGGTCCAGAGGGACTACGCCAAGGCTGAGCCACTTATAAAGCGTTCGCTCGCGATCAAGGAGAAGGCCTTAGGTCCAAACCATCCGGATGTGGCTAGGAGCCTGGACAACCTGGCCTGGCTCTACTGCAGTCAGGGCGACTACGCCAGGGCGGAGCCACTTTTCAAGCGCTCGCTGGCGATTTGGGAAAAAGCCCTGGGTCCCGACCATCCGGATGTGGCCGGGAGCCTGGACAA of bacterium contains these proteins:
- a CDS encoding tetratricopeptide repeat-containing protein, translating into KAEPLLKRSLTIKEKALGPDHPDVATSLDNLAWLYETQGDYAKAEPLLKRSLTIKEKALGPDHPDVARSLDNLAWLYETQSDYDKAERLYKRLLAIKEKALGLDHPDVTTSLNKLAMLYKVQRDYAKAEPLIKRSLAIKEKALGPNHPDVARSLDNLAWLYCSQGDYARAEPLFKRSLAIWEKALGPDHPDVAGSLDNLAWLYYEQGDYDKAEPLYRRSLAITEKALGPDHPDVEKTLRSLAELYRASNRIQEAELLEERAAKIKATKN